In the genome of Bacillus marinisedimentorum, the window GCCCATTTTCCGTATAGGACGCCCTCCTTACCTTTTGCAACAATATTGTGAATATTCATTATTATTACAGAAATATTCTGAATACTCAAGTACTTTTTTATTTTTTTGGACAAACTTTTTTTAGTGCGAGCACAGGAGTTGGTGAGAGGTGCCTGGCAATTGCGACGCAATTGCCAGGCACCTCTCACACTGGAAGCGCTTTCAAAAAAACTAAAGAAAGCGGATACGTATTTTATTATTTAGAAATCTTTCCAGGCGGTTGACTGCCCGTTTCCACCATAGTAGTATTGGCTACCGTATTTGGATTTTAACTGGAAAAAGATTTGTGCATTTAGTGATAGATTTAATTGATCGAAATGGTGTAGGCGGCCGCTTAACATCTTAGAATTTTTACAGAAAGCCGGGATATTGTGCGTATTAGTTTCGTTTCATTGAGCATTTATTTTGTTGGCATTATCATACTTGCATTCGGGACAAGCCTTATGCTTGAGGTGAAGCATCTGGGCATCGCGCCGTGGGATGTACTTACTGTCGGTTTAGTCGAACACTTTGGCTTAACGTTCGGAACCTGGAACATGATGATCGGCCTCGTCCTGGTCGGAATCGTATCGCTAGTGAACCGGGCGCTGATTCATATCGGAACGGTCATGAATACCCTCCTGATCGGCCCGATGGTGGACTTCTACCGGTCGCTCGAATTTATTCCCGTTCTCGATGAGCGATGGGAACAATATTTTCTTCTCATAGCAGGAATTTTGCTGAATGGTTTCGGCAGCGGCATGTATGTCGCCGCCCGCCTTGGAGCCGGCCCCAG includes:
- a CDS encoding YczE/YyaS/YitT family protein → MSIYFVGIIILAFGTSLMLEVKHLGIAPWDVLTVGLVEHFGLTFGTWNMMIGLVLVGIVSLVNRALIHIGTVMNTLLIGPMVDFYRSLEFIPVLDERWEQYFLLIAGILLNGFGSGMYVAARLGAGPRDGVLLTLSQKLNMSTPKTRLMLESSILIIGIIIGGPFFLGTLLVSPLLGPVFSFSNTRWGKIRTGLEKSHPKLTHSF